Genomic window (Candidatus Beckwithbacteria bacterium):
GCAGCAGGGCTAAAGCAACCGCCCACCATTTTTTAGAAAGTAGTAATAATACAATTCCCCAATGCAAATACCAGGAATGCAGTTGCCCTGGCCGACTCAGCAAAACAATCAAAAGCGCTAAGCCTCCCCAGGTAAAAATATCAATTTTTTGTTTTAAAAAATAAAAAGGCAGTAAAACCACTGTAGCATATTTGATTGATACTGAAGCTAACCACGCTAAAAGTGCCAAAGGATACCGCTTGATACTTGGCAAAGAATCTGAGTAAAGAATTAGTAAAGACAATAAAGTGAAAGCCATCATGACACTATCGTTATGCCCCACAATAATTGTTTCAACTAAAAGCAGTGGATTTAAAACCATTATGGCTGTACGAAATAGAGCTTTTTTAGGAAAGAGTTTTAGACTCAATTTGTAAAATAAAAAGACTTCTAAAAGGTAAAAACCTGCAACCCAAGCTTTCATCAAAAATAAACTAATAGTAAATCGAGGTAACCCTAACCACACTGGCAAGAGGGAAATAGCCGTCCAACCATAACCGTATGGCGCGGCTGTGTGAACATTGTGCATAAACCTGACCCAAGGATCCGAAGCAAAATCCAAAGCTGTTTGTGTATGAGGATTAGCCCCATAGACCAATACCATCTTGGCATTAAATAAATAGTTAAATATATCATGAGAAAATATGGGGTATGCCAACAAGCCCAATCCTACCAGTAACCCAATAGCAGCTAGGAGTTGAGATTTGTTCAGCGTCAGTTTACCAAGCACAATTTTGCAATAAAGACCAATCAGAAGTAGCGACAAAATCAGGAATAGTAAAGTTGCCATTGGTCGCTGATAGTAGCCCAACTCAATAAGACTATTTTGAATTTGCTGCAAAAAAGGAGTGTTAAAAATAGTCAGATTTAGATCTCGCTGGGTATAAGAATAAAGACTGACAAAAAACCAGACCAAAGCAAACAAAGCTACCCATAACCACGATTTTTTCTGAATTTGAGAATCCATAGGTTTAGTATACAAGAGAAAGACTAAAAAGAAGAAATTTATGAGTAACGACCCATCCAGGCGTACAGCCTGATTTTGACCACATCAAAAGCCATGTGTAGCGAATCCCGCAATGGACTAACTCGATTGGTTTCTACATGTTTCCAGTGGATAGGTACCTCAGCAATTCGAAGTCCCATTTTGCGGGCGATAAATAATAGTTCAACATCAAACGCTCCAGTAAAGGCATGATCAATTTCTCGAGGTTTATAAACCTGAAGTTTGGAAAAAAGTTTTTTAGCTGATTTAGCCTCAAAAGCTTTAAAACCACATTGGGTATCAGCAATGCCGCCTACCGCTAAAAGCTTAACTCCAAAGTTAAAACCTTTACCCATCATATGACGATACCACGGTTCTTTTTCCCGTTTACTCCCAGCTACTTCTCGAGAACCAATTACTACCTCTGAACCATTTTTAAGATAGGGTAAAAGTTTCTCCCATTCTTCAATAGGTGTAGCCTGGTCAAAATCAGTAAAAAGTAAGTAATTGCCCTTAGCTTCGGTTACTCCTCTAGCTACTGTCCCGGCTTTACCCATGTGTTTATTTTGAATTAAGTAAAAACCGTTATGTTTTTGGCAAAAATCTTTGATAAGAGTTGGGGAACCATCAGTACTACCATCATCAACAATTAAGACTTCCCAGCTAAATTTTTTACCAGATAAATAAGAGGCCACAGATTCCAAGGCCTGTTTTTTAAAATTAGCAAGCTCGTTATAAGCCGGAATGATAACTGATAAAAATGGTTCTTTCATGGTTTAAGTAATTTATACACAGTTGGACCACCTTCAAAATGCCAGGTATTTTTGATCAAACTGGCAGTTTCAGTAGAGTCGTTGTTCAAAAACTGTTCTACCTCCCAGGTATTAGTCTCAATAGCGTTTTCAAAACTACTATCAGTAATTAGATAGAGCAATTTAATAGTACCATACTCATATACGTCTTCAAGATTAGCTGAGTCAGTTTCTAAAAAATACCGATAATTCATTCCTCTGTAATCTTTTGTACTATCAATAAGCGCAATATTAAATCTTTGTCCTCCGGCATCAGCTGCAATTTGAGCAGCAACTTGTTTGACATCATCAATCTGCCATCCAAGTGGTTTAAAATAACGGTAATTTTTTAGATTCCAAAAGGCAATCAAAGTAATAGTTACTACTACAAAAAATTTACCAAGTAGTTTCTGTTTGTGGAGAAAGCTTAGCAAAATTCCCAATAGTAAAAATGGTAGTGGGAAAATAATCCCCATGTAATGTTCGAAGACATCTCCAGAATATAAAGTAAATCCAATTAGACTGGTAATAAAGTAAATAAAAATAAGTTGAACACTTTTTTGTTTCCTGTGAAAGTAAGCATAAATAGTAAAAACAATAGCCAGCAGCCAAGATAAATTATCACGAACAATCCGAAGTTTTTCAAAACCCAAAACTTGACCCAGAATTTGTTGCAAGCGCCCTTCACTCTCTTTGATAGTTGTCCAAATATTATGTGGCGAGTGATGTCCTTTTTGGAAAAATTCTAAAAACCCCTGATAGTTGATAAAATTATGCCGAAAATCAAAAATTATCAGCGGCAAGGCTAAAATTATAAAAACTAAAAATCCCAGCCATATATATAAACTCATTTTTTTAACATCTTTTTTATTCTGCCACACGGTCAAAGCAAAAATAATAAATAGGACTGGAGCTAAAAGCAAGGCCATGTAATGTAGCTGCAAAGCTACTCCCCAAGATAAAGCAACGAGTATAAAGTAGGCATATTTCTTGCGTTGATATATTTGATAAAGAGCCCATAGTAAGATAATTGTAGCCAAAGGCATTGGATTTGGATTCCAAGAACCTCTAGTATTAGCAATAATCACATCAGAAACTGAATAAAGAAAAGTTGCTATTATCGCTACCTGTTTACTAAATAAATCTTTGGTAAAAAAGTAAAAAACCGGAATTGTGATAATTCCCAATAATGCCACGGCTAAAGCCGGACCAATCGGATCATAGCCAGTTAGCCACAACCATGGCGCCATAAAATAGTAATATAGAGGACCAAGTTGAATTTTCCCTACTGATGTAGTGGGGCCGACTAAAATGAGATCGCTATGAATTAAAAGGTTGCGGACAATACTGGCATCCCGACCCTGATCACCTAAAAAAATTAAAGTACTTCGTAGGTGATACAAACGTAAAAATGCTCCGATAATAGTTGTTAGTACCAGCAGGTAATTTTGCTTGGCAAATTCGATCAATTGAAGTTTTTTCATGTCTCATTTCTTCCAAATAAATTTGGTATAAATCATATAATTGAGACCAGTACCTATTGCAACAGCAATCAAAAAGTATAGCCGATACAAACTATCGCCAAATAGTTGCATACCTATCCAAACCGTTACTTTTTGGATGATAATAGCTCCCAAAGAAGCCACATTAAATTGGACAAATTTAGCCGCAATTTGTTTTGGCTTGGTGATTTTCTGAGCCTTAAAAGTCCAGATATTATTGAGCGTAAAATTAGAAATAATAGCCAGCTCTGCTCCTAAAGCTGCTGCATTATCAGGAGATATGCCAAAAGCCTGGTGAAAAACTTCCAAAGCCGTGAAGTTGATAATAAAACCAACTAAACCAACAATACCAAATTTAATGATCTGTTTGAGCTCCTGAATCCTAATGGTAAAAATATAAAACAAAGTATTTTTAATATATTCGGTTCCTAATTTTGATTTGCCATATTCCCGATCTACAAAATGAATTGGCACTTCAGCTACTTTAAAACCTTTTCTAACTGTTTTATGTAAAAAACCAATTTGCCAGGTGTAGCCGGAGAATTCTCTTTTTTTCATTTCAGCTCTCAAAGCTTCAAATAGTTCTGTCCGTAAAGCTCGGTAGCCTGTCGTCCAATCACGAATAGCAAAATGAGTCAAAACCACTTGGATAATAATATTACCTAAAATAGAAAACAATTTACGATGAAATCCCCAATTTTTAGGAATAGAGCCACCTTTGATATAACGAGAGCCTAAAACTAAATCATTACCTTCTTTAATTTTTTGTAAAAATTGTGGAATCACATCAGGGTCATGAGAAAAATCAGCGTCCATTTCAAACATAACATCAGCCTTAAGCTTATCGGTAGCATAACTCATTCCTTTTAAATAAGCTCCACCTAGTCCTGATTTTTTCTTGTTTAAAAAAAGGTGAATATTTTTATATTTTTTTTGTAAAGTTCTCACAATATCAGCCGTACCATCAGGTGAAGAGTCATCAACAATTAAAATATGAGGATCAAATTCTTTTTTAAGCTTAGGGAAAATTTTAGTTTCCAGATAGCTTGCTAACTTACCAATATTGTCCTTTTCATTGTAAGTGGGGATAACAATAACGACTTTCATGCTGTTTGTTCTGCCTCCAGATCAGCTTCTACCATAATTTTAACAAGCTCGGGAAAAGAGGTTTTACTTTTCCAGCCTAAAACTTTTTGAGCCTTGGCTGGATTGGCAATCAAAAGATCAACTTCAGCTGGCCGAACATGATCAGGATGATTGGATTTTACATATGATGACCAATCATCAATACCAATAACCTTAAATGCTTCATTTAAAAAGTCGCGCACGCTATGAGTTTCTCCAGTTCCAACCACATAATCCTGGGCTTTATCCTGTTGCAACATTAGCCACATGGCTTCTACATAGTCTTTGGCATAGCCCCAATCCCGTTGAGAATCAAGATTACCAAGTTCAATTACTTTCTGTTTGCCTAGTTTAATTCGGGCTACAGCGTTGGAAATTTTGCGAGTCACAAATTCAAGTCCCCGTCGTGGTGATTCATGGTTAAATAAAATTCCAGAACAAGCAAAAATATTGTAAGACTCCCGGTAATTGACAGTGATCCAGTGACCATATACTTTAGCTACCCCATAAGGACTACGGGGATAAAATGGGGTTGTTTCTGATTGGGGTGTTTCCTGAACTTTGCCAAACATTTCTGAAGAAGAAGCTTGATAAAACCTGGCTGTAGGACAGGCAATACGAATAGCTTCCAACATTCGCGTTACCCCAATACCTGTAAAATCGCCGGTAAGAATTGGTTGATCCCAAGAGGTTTTGACAAAAGATTGAGCAGCTAAGTTATAGACCTCATCCGGCTGAACTGATTGAACTGCTTGAGTTAGAGAGTGCTGGTCAAATAGATCTCCAGAAATAAGATGGATTTTATCAATGCAATTTGTGAGTCGGCCATAATTAGGCATACTACTACGCCGCACCAGACCATGAACTTCATAGCCTTTTTCCAGTAAAAACTCGGCCAGATAAGACCCATCTTGTCCAGTAATACCGGTAATAAGAGCTTTTTTCATAAAAACACCTTTCTACTGTTTGTTTAATAATTGCATGTCATAATCAACCATCATTTCAATCATTTTTTGAAAATTCAGGCTTCTTTTCCACCCTAGAGTTTTTTCGGCCTTTTCAGGATTACCATAGTAGTTTTTCTTGGGAGTTTCCCGATAAAATTCAGGAGCCATTGTAACAAATTCCTCCCAGTTTAGTCCAAGTTTGCCAAAAGCTATAGTAACGATATCTTTGACCGTATGTAATTCTCCGGTTGCCAAAATATAGTCATCAGCCTTATCCTGTTGCAACATCAGCCACATAGCTTGTACATAATCAAGTGCATACCCCCAATCTTGTTTAGCCTCTAAATTCCCTAAAGCCAATTGTTTTTCCAAACCTAATTTGATTTTAACTGCTCCCTGGGTAATTTTGCGAGTCACAAATTCACTTCCCCGTCTTGGAGATTCGTGATTATATAAAATCCCGGAACAAGCAAAAGTATCAAAATGTTGCCTAAAAAGCTGGCAAGAAAGATGTGCACAAAGCTTAGCTACACTATATGGATCTGGTGGATTGTAAGCTGTTTTTTCACTCTGTTTTTCTTCATCACTTTGGCCAAAGATCCGAGCTGAAGTAGCCTGGAAAAATCTAGTTTGGGGCGAAAAATCTCGAATTGCCTCTAAAATACGCAGCACTCCTAAGCCGTTAACATCATAGTTCAAAACTGGCTTGTCCCAAGAAACCGGCACAAAAGAGATTCCGCCCAAGTTATAAACTTCATCAAACTGGTATTTTCGTATCAAATTCTCAATTG
Coding sequences:
- a CDS encoding glycosyltransferase family 2 protein, giving the protein MKEPFLSVIIPAYNELANFKKQALESVASYLSGKKFSWEVLIVDDGSTDGSPTLIKDFCQKHNGFYLIQNKHMGKAGTVARGVTEAKGNYLLFTDFDQATPIEEWEKLLPYLKNGSEVVIGSREVAGSKREKEPWYRHMMGKGFNFGVKLLAVGGIADTQCGFKAFEAKSAKKLFSKLQVYKPREIDHAFTGAFDVELLFIARKMGLRIAEVPIHWKHVETNRVSPLRDSLHMAFDVVKIRLYAWMGRYS
- a CDS encoding glycosyltransferase family 2 protein; the protein is MKVVIVIPTYNEKDNIGKLASYLETKIFPKLKKEFDPHILIVDDSSPDGTADIVRTLQKKYKNIHLFLNKKKSGLGGAYLKGMSYATDKLKADVMFEMDADFSHDPDVIPQFLQKIKEGNDLVLGSRYIKGGSIPKNWGFHRKLFSILGNIIIQVVLTHFAIRDWTTGYRALRTELFEALRAEMKKREFSGYTWQIGFLHKTVRKGFKVAEVPIHFVDREYGKSKLGTEYIKNTLFYIFTIRIQELKQIIKFGIVGLVGFIINFTALEVFHQAFGISPDNAAALGAELAIISNFTLNNIWTFKAQKITKPKQIAAKFVQFNVASLGAIIIQKVTVWIGMQLFGDSLYRLYFLIAVAIGTGLNYMIYTKFIWKK
- the gmd gene encoding GDP-mannose 4,6-dehydratase codes for the protein MKKALITGITGQDGSYLAEFLLEKGYEVHGLVRRSSMPNYGRLTNCIDKIHLISGDLFDQHSLTQAVQSVQPDEVYNLAAQSFVKTSWDQPILTGDFTGIGVTRMLEAIRIACPTARFYQASSSEMFGKVQETPQSETTPFYPRSPYGVAKVYGHWITVNYRESYNIFACSGILFNHESPRRGLEFVTRKISNAVARIKLGKQKVIELGNLDSQRDWGYAKDYVEAMWLMLQQDKAQDYVVGTGETHSVRDFLNEAFKVIGIDDWSSYVKSNHPDHVRPAEVDLLIANPAKAQKVLGWKSKTSFPELVKIMVEADLEAEQTA
- a CDS encoding GDP-mannose 4,6-dehydratase; amino-acid sequence: MKTALITGITGQDGSYLSEFLLERDYQVVGMVSGKNDIGGQNITHIKDKLILEEGDLLDKASIENLIRKYQFDEVYNLGGISFVPVSWDKPVLNYDVNGLGVLRILEAIRDFSPQTRFFQATSARIFGQSDEEKQSEKTAYNPPDPYSVAKLCAHLSCQLFRQHFDTFACSGILYNHESPRRGSEFVTRKITQGAVKIKLGLEKQLALGNLEAKQDWGYALDYVQAMWLMLQQDKADDYILATGELHTVKDIVTIAFGKLGLNWEEFVTMAPEFYRETPKKNYYGNPEKAEKTLGWKRSLNFQKMIEMMVDYDMQLLNKQ